One window of Elaeis guineensis isolate ETL-2024a chromosome 11, EG11, whole genome shotgun sequence genomic DNA carries:
- the LOC105053583 gene encoding uncharacterized protein isoform X1 — protein MAEMEEGAKKREEEPINCYRAGFLAFNSRATMSVFLQEIVGLHMKMVTETLINVAANGETRQKFVDSHSLKFLVPLMLFESKIKGGEPSIIQWATESNMVDLRRTIVETGSELNKCGNSNFPYEQIAMHILEAILQDEFVMSFVCTPICDHLLKGLMKHGTNRWYIILCKRDRGCHCDEQFPRCYDKWLLS, from the exons ATGGCGGAGATGGAGGAAGGAGCAAAG aaaagggaggaggaaCCAATTAATTGCTATCGGGCTGGATTTTTGGCGTTCAATTCCCGTGCTACAATGTCTGTCTTTTTGCAG GAGATCGTGGGACTTCACATGAAGATGGTAACTGAAACTCTCATT AACGTTGCAGCTAACGGTGAAACAAGGCAGAAATTTGTTGACT CCCATTCTCTGAAGTTCTTGGTCCCCCTGATGCTGTTCGAAAGCAAAATCAAG GGTGGAGAGCCGAGTATCATCCAGTGGGCCACTGAGAGCAACATGGTGGACCTGCGTCGCACCATCGTAGAGACAGGAAGTGAGCTTAATAAATGTGGCAATTCCAATTTTCCATACGAACAA ATTGCAATGCACATCCTTGAAGCTATACTTCAAGATGAGTTTGTGATGTCTTTTGTCTGCACTCCCATTTGTGATCATCTACTCAAAGGATTGATGAAACATGGGACAAACAG ATGGTACATTATTCTTTGCAAACGTGATAG GGGATGCCATTGTGATGAACAGTTTCCCAGATGCTATGACAAATGGTTGTTATCATGA
- the LOC105053583 gene encoding uncharacterized protein isoform X4, which produces MSVFLQEIVGLHMKMVTETLINVAANGETRQKFVDSHSLKFLVPLMLFESKIKGGEPSIIQWATESNMVDLRRTIVETGSELNKCGNSNFPYEQIAMHILEAILQDEFVMSFVCTPICDHLLKGLMKHGTNRWYIILCKRDRGCHCDEQFPRCYDKWLLS; this is translated from the exons ATGTCTGTCTTTTTGCAG GAGATCGTGGGACTTCACATGAAGATGGTAACTGAAACTCTCATT AACGTTGCAGCTAACGGTGAAACAAGGCAGAAATTTGTTGACT CCCATTCTCTGAAGTTCTTGGTCCCCCTGATGCTGTTCGAAAGCAAAATCAAG GGTGGAGAGCCGAGTATCATCCAGTGGGCCACTGAGAGCAACATGGTGGACCTGCGTCGCACCATCGTAGAGACAGGAAGTGAGCTTAATAAATGTGGCAATTCCAATTTTCCATACGAACAA ATTGCAATGCACATCCTTGAAGCTATACTTCAAGATGAGTTTGTGATGTCTTTTGTCTGCACTCCCATTTGTGATCATCTACTCAAAGGATTGATGAAACATGGGACAAACAG ATGGTACATTATTCTTTGCAAACGTGATAG GGGATGCCATTGTGATGAACAGTTTCCCAGATGCTATGACAAATGGTTGTTATCATGA
- the LOC105053583 gene encoding uncharacterized protein isoform X5 — MSVFLQEIVGLHMKMNVAANGETRQKFVDSHSLKFLVPLMLFESKIKGGEPSIIQWATESNMVDLRRTIVETGSELNKCGNSNFPYEQIAMHILEAILQDEFVMSFVCTPICDHLLKGLMKHGTNRWYIILCKRDRGCHCDEQFPRCYDKWLLS; from the exons ATGTCTGTCTTTTTGCAG GAGATCGTGGGACTTCACATGAAGATG AACGTTGCAGCTAACGGTGAAACAAGGCAGAAATTTGTTGACT CCCATTCTCTGAAGTTCTTGGTCCCCCTGATGCTGTTCGAAAGCAAAATCAAG GGTGGAGAGCCGAGTATCATCCAGTGGGCCACTGAGAGCAACATGGTGGACCTGCGTCGCACCATCGTAGAGACAGGAAGTGAGCTTAATAAATGTGGCAATTCCAATTTTCCATACGAACAA ATTGCAATGCACATCCTTGAAGCTATACTTCAAGATGAGTTTGTGATGTCTTTTGTCTGCACTCCCATTTGTGATCATCTACTCAAAGGATTGATGAAACATGGGACAAACAG ATGGTACATTATTCTTTGCAAACGTGATAG GGGATGCCATTGTGATGAACAGTTTCCCAGATGCTATGACAAATGGTTGTTATCATGA
- the LOC105053583 gene encoding uncharacterized protein isoform X2: MAEMEEGAKKREEEPINCYRAGFLAFNSRATMSVFLQEIVGLHMKMNVAANGETRQKFVDSHSLKFLVPLMLFESKIKGGEPSIIQWATESNMVDLRRTIVETGSELNKCGNSNFPYEQIAMHILEAILQDEFVMSFVCTPICDHLLKGLMKHGTNRWYIILCKRDRGCHCDEQFPRCYDKWLLS, encoded by the exons ATGGCGGAGATGGAGGAAGGAGCAAAG aaaagggaggaggaaCCAATTAATTGCTATCGGGCTGGATTTTTGGCGTTCAATTCCCGTGCTACAATGTCTGTCTTTTTGCAG GAGATCGTGGGACTTCACATGAAGATG AACGTTGCAGCTAACGGTGAAACAAGGCAGAAATTTGTTGACT CCCATTCTCTGAAGTTCTTGGTCCCCCTGATGCTGTTCGAAAGCAAAATCAAG GGTGGAGAGCCGAGTATCATCCAGTGGGCCACTGAGAGCAACATGGTGGACCTGCGTCGCACCATCGTAGAGACAGGAAGTGAGCTTAATAAATGTGGCAATTCCAATTTTCCATACGAACAA ATTGCAATGCACATCCTTGAAGCTATACTTCAAGATGAGTTTGTGATGTCTTTTGTCTGCACTCCCATTTGTGATCATCTACTCAAAGGATTGATGAAACATGGGACAAACAG ATGGTACATTATTCTTTGCAAACGTGATAG GGGATGCCATTGTGATGAACAGTTTCCCAGATGCTATGACAAATGGTTGTTATCATGA
- the LOC105053583 gene encoding uncharacterized protein isoform X3 has translation MAEMEEGAKKREEEPINCYRAGFLAFNSRATMSVFLQNVAANGETRQKFVDSHSLKFLVPLMLFESKIKGGEPSIIQWATESNMVDLRRTIVETGSELNKCGNSNFPYEQIAMHILEAILQDEFVMSFVCTPICDHLLKGLMKHGTNRWYIILCKRDRGCHCDEQFPRCYDKWLLS, from the exons ATGGCGGAGATGGAGGAAGGAGCAAAG aaaagggaggaggaaCCAATTAATTGCTATCGGGCTGGATTTTTGGCGTTCAATTCCCGTGCTACAATGTCTGTCTTTTTGCAG AACGTTGCAGCTAACGGTGAAACAAGGCAGAAATTTGTTGACT CCCATTCTCTGAAGTTCTTGGTCCCCCTGATGCTGTTCGAAAGCAAAATCAAG GGTGGAGAGCCGAGTATCATCCAGTGGGCCACTGAGAGCAACATGGTGGACCTGCGTCGCACCATCGTAGAGACAGGAAGTGAGCTTAATAAATGTGGCAATTCCAATTTTCCATACGAACAA ATTGCAATGCACATCCTTGAAGCTATACTTCAAGATGAGTTTGTGATGTCTTTTGTCTGCACTCCCATTTGTGATCATCTACTCAAAGGATTGATGAAACATGGGACAAACAG ATGGTACATTATTCTTTGCAAACGTGATAG GGGATGCCATTGTGATGAACAGTTTCCCAGATGCTATGACAAATGGTTGTTATCATGA